In Ostrea edulis chromosome 4, xbOstEdul1.1, whole genome shotgun sequence, a single window of DNA contains:
- the LOC125650953 gene encoding uncharacterized protein LOC125650953, which produces MPVLVIRISDQDGADILSNTATNFTGGTFSELFEKCVHSKNITLSTDSIVEIRLREDRQAQFMLADNADMDVSEIAATLGCKFVQFIITRTLALTSSNSCHEHNPAPGDEHRPSAQVRDDPASVNDRINREIFKTQKVRDVIVCGECSKPRCVYSDKKLTREQEELLLRLKEEHLYTCGDSLVPEDVEDPGMVVREAVNCLTEVETSYFSTSLKHYLPPVCVHCGKVDNLLDDTDPYISALYEKYSVVRPLCEYCKNTGKDARTWGKKFLPKKCKR; this is translated from the exons ATGCCTGTGCTCGTGATAAGAATAAGTGACCAGGATGGGGCGGATATACTTTCAAACACCGCCACGAATTTTACAGGGGGTACATTCTCCGAATTGTTCGAGAAATGTGTTCATTCCAAAAACATCACTTTATCTACGGATTCGATCGTGGAGATACGACTACGAGAAGACAGACAAGCCCAGTTCATGCTCGCAGACAATGCTGATATGGATGTTTCAGAAATAGCTGCTACACTCGGGTGTAAGTTTGTGCAATTTATTATTACTCGGACACTTGCTTTAACTAGTTCCAATTCATGTCATGAACATAACCCTGCACCTGGGGATGAACATAGACCAAGTGCCCAAGTACGCGATGATCCTGCCAGTGTAAATGATCGAATCAACCGGGAGATATTCAAGACCCAGAAGGTCCGGGACGTAATTGTCTGTGGAGAGTGTTCCAAGCCAAGATGTGTTTACAGTGATAAAAAGCTAACCCGTGAACAA GAGGAGCTGCTGCTGCGTTTGAAAGAGGAACATCTGTACACATGTGGCGACTCATTAGTTCCAGAAGATGTAGAAGATCCAGGCATGGTTGTTCGAGAGGCAGTGAACTGTTTGACTGAAGTGGAGACAAGTTACTTCTCTACATCGTTGAAACATTACTTACCACCAGTGTGTGTTCACTGTGGAAAAGTTGACAATCTGTTGGATGACACAGACCCTTATATATCTGCTCTTTATGAGAAATATTCTGTTGTGCGACCTTTGTGTGAATATTGTAAAAACACTGGTAAAGATGCCAGAACTTGGGGGAAAAAGTTTCTCCCCAAGAAGTGTAAAAGATAG